DNA from Candidatus Alcyoniella australis:
CTATCCGTAGCGTCAATAAGCGGCACCAGGCTCTTTAAAACCATTTGTCGCGTCTAAGACTCGAGGGTCGAAGGGAATGCCAAGGGTTGCATGGTGAATCGTTTTAGTTAATCTCGAACCAATACTTCCGGCGAGCCTACACACAAAGATCGATTACTCGATCTTTACCTACCCCTTCCCAATCTTTCGGCGCGGGGTGGGTCGTAGCATTACGACCAGCGTACTACGCGAGTTTTGCTGCACCTCAAAGGTGCCGCTTTACCTTTTACCCACAACAACCGCTGTCGTCGTCGTCGTCATCGTCGTCGCCCGCTGAATCGTCGTCGTCGTCGTCATCATCATCGTCATCGATGTCGTCGTCGTCGTCGTCATCATCGTCATCGCAGGGCTCGGGCCATTCCATGCCCGGCACTCCGGCGCCGCCCGCGTCGTGCTCGTAGCTGAACTGCTCGATCAGCGTGCCATCGGGACGGAAGGCCGTGTAGTTGACCGCCGCGCCGTCGATTTCGACCTTAACGTAGTTCAGAGTCTTCTCGCTGACCACGGTCCAGTAGTCGCTGCCGTTGCCGTACAGCGGCGCGCCGCCGCCGCCGGTGACAATGTAGTTCACGTCGTTTACCAGGCCGTGCTCATAGTTGTGATCGTGACCGGCGAAAACCATGTCCACGTCGTAGGCCTCGAACAGCGGGGTCAGGTGCTCCCGAATTGACAGGGAGTCCCAATCATCGCCGTGGTTGGACGCTGAATACGGCGAGATGTGCAGGAAAGGCATGATGTGTTTGCACTGCGGATTGTCCACGGCCTGGGCCAGGGTCTGCTCGATGAACTGGTACTGCGCCGAGCCCGCGGTGTAGGGGCGCGTGACGTCGATGGCGATGAACTGGGTGTTGCCGTAGTGAAAGGCGTACATCGAAGGTTCGGGGGTCGAGGCCGGATGGCTGAAGTACTTGTCGAAGTACGGCCTGCCGCCCCACAGCTCGTGATTGCCCATTACGCCGGCCATGGCGGTCTGGGCGATCAGCGCCTGCTCCACGTCGAACCACGAGCGCCAATCGCCGGCCGAAAATCCGATCTCCACGTAATCGCCGGTGTTGATCAGGAAGTCCGGCGATTGCAGCGCGATGGCGTCGACAACCGCCTGATGGTCGTCGGCGTTGGTGCGGTTGTCGCCGAAGGCCACGAACATGAACGGCTCCTCAACGCCGACCCCGGTATAGAAGGTATAGATCGGCGAGGAGTTCTCGCCGGAAAGCGCACGATAGTAATATAGGCTGTTGGGCTCCAGGCAGCGCAGGTCCACGCTGTGCACGCCGCTTTGGACCTCGCTGGGCAGGACGCTGCCCAATTGCTGGGTCAGGCCGTACTCCACCGAGCCCGAACCCGCGTTGTCCTCCCACTTGACGGTCACGCCGCGATCCCAGACGTTGACCAGGAACGGGCCTTTGGAGAACTGCGCGTTGGCGATCCCACTAGTAAGCAGCACCGCGGCGCAGCCTATCGCCACCAGGGTCAGAGTTCGTATCTTCATCGTTTGCCTCGTCATTGCGTGCAACATGGTAGAGGATGCTAACAGAAAATTAGCTCCCAGATAACATCGGAAGCCTACAAAAATGACGTTTCTCGTATCGACGGTCCAACGTGGGACGGACGCAGCGCGCCGCTCGCCGGCTGCTTGAGCCCTGCATGTAAAACGTCTATGCTCTATCCTCGATCAACACACGAGATTGCCACAATGACTGAACTTTACGCAGGAATCGACATCGGGTCCCTGACCACCAAGTGTACGCTGATCGACCCCGAGGGTCGGATCGTGGCCTGGGATCTGCGCCCCACCGCGCCCAACGCTTCCAAGGCGGCTCAGGGCACGTTGACCGCCGTTTGTGCCGCGGCAAAGATCGAGCAGGGCGACCTGTCGCTGTTGGTGAGCACGGGCTACGGCCGCAACCGGTTGCCGTTCGAGGCCAAGTCGATCACCGAGATCACCTGCCACGCCAAGGGCGCGGCGCGACTGGTTTCCGGCGCACGAACCGTGATCGACATCGGCGGCCAGGACTCCAAAGCGATCCGCATCGACGAGCTTGGCAAGGTCGGCGACTTCGTGATGAACGACAAGTGCGCCGCGGGCACCGGCCGATTCCTGGAAGTAATGGCGCGCACCCTGGAAGTCGACCTGGATCAGGTCGGCCCGCTGGCCCTGGAGGCCCGCAGCCGGATCGCGGTGAGTTCGATGTGTACGGTATTCGCCGAGAGCGAGGTCGTGGGCCTGATCGCCAACGGCCATCCCACACCTGATATCCTGGCCGGGATCTGCCGTTCGGTGGCCGACCGCGTGGCCGCGATGGCCGCACGGATCGGCGTGACGCCCGCGGTGGTGATGACCGGCGGAGTGGCGCGCAATGCGGGCGTAGTGCTGGCCCTGAGCGAGAAGCTCGGGCACGAGGTCACGCCCGCGCCCCACGCCCAACTCGCCGGGGCCTACGGTGCGGCGTTGTTCTCGATGGAGCGCAATCGATCGATCAACGATTGAGGGAGAGCGATGAGCTCGAGCTATCAGGCCGCCCTGGAACGCCTGTACTCGCTGGAACGCTTCGGGATCAAGCTGGGGCTGGACAACGTCGGCAGGCTGCTGCGCGAGCTGGGCGATCCGCAACTGAGCTGCCCGGCGGTGCACATCGGCGGCACCAACGGCAAGGGCTCCGTGGCCCGCACCATCGCCCAGGTGCTGCACTGCGCGGGCTACGATTGCGGGCTGTACACCTCGCCGCATCTACAGCGCTTCAACGAACGAATCTGGCAAAACGGCGACCAAATCGACGACGGAGAGGTCGGCGGACTGTTCGACGAATGCTGGTCCGCAATGGAGCGCGTGCTGGCCGAGCAACCCTCGGCGCAACAGCGGCCGATGACCTTTTTCGAGCTGGTAACGGCCATGGCCGCGCTGTACTTCAGCCGACGCTCGGCACAGATCGCGGTCTGGGAGGTCGGCCTGGGCGGCCGCCTGGACGCCACCAACCTGGTGCAGCCGCAGGTGACGCTGATCACCTCGGTGGCGATCGAGCACGAGCAGTGGCTGGGCTCGAGTCTGGCGCAGATCGCCGCGGAAAAGGCCGGGATCATCAAGCCCGGCGTGCCCGTACTCACCGCGGTCTCGCATCCCGAGGCGCTGGAGGTTATCGAGTCGATCG
Protein-coding regions in this window:
- a CDS encoding acyl-CoA dehydratase activase; protein product: MTELYAGIDIGSLTTKCTLIDPEGRIVAWDLRPTAPNASKAAQGTLTAVCAAAKIEQGDLSLLVSTGYGRNRLPFEAKSITEITCHAKGAARLVSGARTVIDIGGQDSKAIRIDELGKVGDFVMNDKCAAGTGRFLEVMARTLEVDLDQVGPLALEARSRIAVSSMCTVFAESEVVGLIANGHPTPDILAGICRSVADRVAAMAARIGVTPAVVMTGGVARNAGVVLALSEKLGHEVTPAPHAQLAGAYGAALFSMERNRSIND
- a CDS encoding metallophosphoesterase; amino-acid sequence: MKIRTLTLVAIGCAAVLLTSGIANAQFSKGPFLVNVWDRGVTVKWEDNAGSGSVEYGLTQQLGSVLPSEVQSGVHSVDLRCLEPNSLYYYRALSGENSSPIYTFYTGVGVEEPFMFVAFGDNRTNADDHQAVVDAIALQSPDFLINTGDYVEIGFSAGDWRSWFDVEQALIAQTAMAGVMGNHELWGGRPYFDKYFSHPASTPEPSMYAFHYGNTQFIAIDVTRPYTAGSAQYQFIEQTLAQAVDNPQCKHIMPFLHISPYSASNHGDDWDSLSIREHLTPLFEAYDVDMVFAGHDHNYEHGLVNDVNYIVTGGGGAPLYGNGSDYWTVVSEKTLNYVKVEIDGAAVNYTAFRPDGTLIEQFSYEHDAGGAGVPGMEWPEPCDDDDDDDDDDIDDDDDDDDDDDSAGDDDDDDDDSGCCG